The Candidatus Bathyarchaeia archaeon DNA segment TTTGTGCTGAGACATTTTTCTTCCTTTTCAATAGTTTCAGTTGAAACAAGCTTAAAAAGTCTTCGCGTATTGGATGGTGATTTCAATAGTTTCAACAGTTTTTCGAGTATTTGATCTGCTTTTCAATGTAGTCTACCGAAAAAATCCGTAACTTATTCAATAGGGAGAGTATTATTGGGCGGAGAGTTTGGAACGTTATACTGTGAAGCTTTGTATTCCTTTGCTTAAAGAAAACGGTTTCAGATTTTACAGAAAGTACAGAAGCCGTATTGAAATCATAGCCTTGATGCTGGAGGCAATGAGAGAGAATGGCGCATCTAAATTTTTCATAATGAAACATGCAAATACCAACTCTGCTCAGCTTAATAGATATTTAAAAACCTTAATCCAACTGGGCTTTGCAGAAGCTACCTTAAAAAATAACCGCTTTTTATATATCGCTAGCAAGAAAGGACTCGCGTTTCTGAAACAATACTACATTCTTCAAGAAATGCTGTTAGAAGCGTCAACAGAAACCAAATCACAAATCTTAACTTACGGAACATTAGCGGAAAGGCAAGCGGAATACCAGTCTATTTCACGCTTTTAATCCCCTTCTCCTTTCGGCTTAAAAGCGAATTCCGCTTGCCCCGCCCAATAAACTTAGTTTTCGGAAAACAACTGGAGTTAAGTAGTGATTTTGGAAGCGCAATCTATCACTTTATAAATGAATGTTGCTCACTGTAATTCGGTGCGATGTTGGTTGCCACGTGAATTTACATATACGCAAGCCGGAGTTGACAGAGAGTTAAGGGCAGAGTCGAAAAAGGCTTTGCAAGTTTTGCGGGAAACTTACAGGTTTAGCGGCTATGGCGAGGTTGTTCAGCTTCCTTATGGGAACATTTTTCCTTTTGGTGCAGATCGTTACTTGGATTTGGTTATTGAAGGCGTGGGCACGAAGGTGCTTGTCGCGCAGTTAGCTGATAAATATGATACGATTGGTGTTGATGCTGTGGCGTTGGCTGTTAATGATGTTATAAGGTCTGGAGCTAAACCGTTAGCCGTCGCGGATAATATTCATGCGCAAGTTTCAGACCCTTATTTAGTTAGGGAGTGGTTGAAGGGTATAGCGGAAGGTGCGGTAGAAGCTGAATGTGTGGTGCCGAGTGGAGAAATTGGCGATGTCGCTGAAGTAGTGAAGGGGCTGGTAGA contains these protein-coding regions:
- a CDS encoding winged helix-turn-helix domain-containing protein is translated as MERYTVKLCIPLLKENGFRFYRKYRSRIEIIALMLEAMRENGASKFFIMKHANTNSAQLNRYLKTLIQLGFAEATLKNNRFLYIASKKGLAFLKQYYILQEMLLEASTETKSQILTYGTLAERQAEYQSISRF